A window from Entomoplasma freundtii encodes these proteins:
- a CDS encoding ribosomal-processing cysteine protease Prp — translation MVKIEITKQNTTYRKLTMQGHAGAGPNGSDLVCAALSGIISGALNAFHQKDANAFDFQVTSNQVVIVVIHPNAETNLLMEMLAIQLITIANEYPKNVKIKEVG, via the coding sequence ATGGTGAAAATTGAAATTACCAAGCAAAACACAACCTATCGTAAATTAACAATGCAAGGTCATGCCGGGGCCGGTCCAAATGGTTCGGATCTTGTTTGTGCTGCATTAAGTGGAATTATCTCGGGAGCATTAAATGCTTTCCACCAAAAAGATGCTAATGCCTTTGATTTCCAAGTAACAAGTAATCAAGTGGTGATAGTCGTTATCCACCCAAATGCCGAAACTAATTTATTAATGGAAATGTTAGCAATTCAGTTAATAACAATTGCTAATGAATATCCCAAAA
- the rplU gene encoding 50S ribosomal protein L21, with protein MFAIIKTGGKQIKVELGQEIFVELLPGEANDVVTFDEVLMVNDKIGTPTVAGAKVTGVILKQGKEKKIRVVRYHPKKNVNKVYGHRQPYTKVKIQEIIG; from the coding sequence ATGTTTGCAATTATCAAAACTGGAGGAAAACAAATCAAAGTAGAACTAGGGCAAGAAATTTTTGTGGAATTATTGCCAGGTGAAGCAAATGATGTTGTTACCTTTGATGAAGTCTTGATGGTCAACGATAAAATTGGAACCCCAACTGTTGCGGGAGCTAAAGTAACAGGTGTGATTTTAAAACAAGGAAAAGAAAAGAAAATCCGTGTTGTTCGTTACCATCCCAAAAAGAATGTCAACAAAGTTTATGGTCACCGTCAACCATATACTAAAGTTAAAATTCAAGAAATTATTGGTTAA
- the rsmI gene encoding 16S rRNA (cytidine(1402)-2'-O)-methyltransferase: MIRCQKTFKSTTSKPTLYLVGTPIGNLADLSPRAQTILQEVDWIFCEDTRTTEQLLKHYGIQNKLISCHKFNEQSRVDKLQQILATGQSMALVSDAGVPIISDPGAKIVREILHRLPNQINVSGVNVGPAYIHALVASGYESPNHYFYGFLKSRGFEAKKRELTNVLMTLPEKTIIVFYESVHRIKETIAFLAEILPPTTSVMIARELTKTNEEIIQGPISELAAYVAADQMVLKGEFVVLVSKETNWSKNWTLDEIVQATQKLTSEGHSLKAAASIISLESGWPKNKIYQLMVEKQK, from the coding sequence ATGATTCGTTGTCAAAAAACTTTTAAGTCGACAACTTCAAAACCTACTCTTTATTTAGTTGGAACTCCAATCGGTAATTTGGCTGATTTATCGCCTCGTGCGCAAACAATCCTCCAAGAAGTCGATTGGATTTTTTGTGAAGATACCCGCACGACAGAACAATTACTAAAGCATTATGGTATTCAAAATAAATTAATTTCTTGCCATAAATTTAACGAGCAAAGTCGGGTTGATAAATTGCAACAAATCCTTGCGACAGGGCAATCTATGGCCCTAGTTAGTGATGCAGGAGTGCCGATTATTTCTGATCCGGGAGCCAAGATTGTTAGGGAGATTTTACATCGCCTGCCAAACCAGATTAATGTTTCTGGAGTGAATGTCGGCCCCGCCTATATTCACGCTTTGGTCGCTAGTGGTTATGAAAGCCCCAACCATTATTTCTATGGCTTTTTAAAAAGTCGTGGTTTTGAAGCGAAAAAACGTGAACTAACTAATGTCTTAATGACCTTACCAGAAAAGACCATAATCGTTTTTTATGAATCAGTTCACCGTATCAAAGAAACAATAGCCTTTTTAGCTGAAATCTTGCCACCAACTACCTCGGTAATGATTGCGCGTGAACTGACTAAAACCAATGAAGAAATTATCCAAGGACCGATAAGTGAGTTGGCAGCCTACGTGGCAGCAGACCAAATGGTGTTAAAAGGAGAGTTTGTGGTTTTGGTTTCTAAAGAAACCAATTGGTCAAAAAATTGAACTCTTGACGAGATTGTTCAAGCAACCCAAAAACTAACTAGCGAAGGCCACTCTTTAAAAGCGGCTGCTAGTATTATTAGTTTAGAATCGGGTTGACCAAAAAATAAAATTTACCAATTAATGGTTGAAAAACAAAAATAA
- the greA gene encoding transcription elongation factor GreA, with protein MSKEIILTIEGLEEKKQELRHLIEDVRPEVIRELVEARNQGDLSENADYDAARNRQAEVEARIKEVEAMISQAKIIDTRSSKKGEAKIGSTITYHKRGSDIDQVVKIVGAVEADPFQGLISNESPLAKAILGHNEGTIVEVKEVKVPYKIVIKQVK; from the coding sequence ATGAGTAAAGAAATTATTTTGACAATTGAAGGACTCGAAGAAAAAAAACAAGAGCTAAGACACTTGATTGAAGATGTCCGTCCCGAAGTAATTCGTGAATTAGTTGAAGCCCGTAACCAAGGTGATTTAAGTGAAAATGCAGATTATGATGCTGCCAGAAATCGCCAAGCGGAAGTTGAAGCCCGAATTAAAGAAGTAGAGGCTATGATTTCTCAGGCCAAGATTATCGATACTCGTAGTAGCAAAAAGGGAGAAGCCAAAATTGGTTCAACTATTACCTATCACAAAAGAGGTAGTGATATTGACCAAGTGGTGAAAATTGTTGGGGCTGTAGAAGCAGATCCTTTTCAAGGGTTAATATCTAATGAGTCGCCATTAGCAAAAGCTATCCTGGGCCACAATGAAGGTACCATAGTCGAAGTTAAAGAAGTGAAAGTACCTTACAAAATTGTCATTAAACAAGTTAAATAA
- the uvrC gene encoding excinuclease ABC subunit UvrC, producing the protein MTTKITTNMSLQEKVKNLPHRPGCYIYKNAQGQVIYVGKAKDLRKRVTTYFTKTHDFKTTRLLKEITDLEYFVVTNEKEALLLEDNLIKKYRPKFNVLLNDDRAYPYIIVTNEKNPEYKYVRRYDKKALKSYGPLPIGSGARQLLITLQRVFPLRRCKGNLGKPCLYYHLGQCSGACFKEVPWNYYEEKLKPLSQFFKGNTREVHELLTNKMEQAANNLQFEEAQRMKDLLRSLQLAEKTNHVELHDKVNRDILAFSLASDLLAITLLFYRGGKLLMKDEFLMAYNEQEIEDLVGSYLAQIYKRNMLPDQLILPEDLAFEFLDSSFKRIATAPITRVEQRLYQLAQSNANESLRQGLLNAQTVHHQEQKVLEELQTIANLSRYPHHLEMYDIANFGNKIVVGSQVVYKEGKPDRNAFRKYNIDLAIPDDIHRLESMLYRRFQSALVKQGPLPDLVIIDGGMTHVHFARRLLASLDLEKVPVIGLVKDQHHNTNQLITTNDTVITLDRHTPLYNFLSAIQIRVDAFAKLGLHQKQKQKFATSPLLNINGLGPKKVQELYKRFPTIYEMAKATPEELNGIVKNRATTEHLLAFLATINV; encoded by the coding sequence ATGACAACAAAAATAACGACAAATATGTCTTTACAAGAAAAAGTAAAAAATCTTCCCCATCGACCAGGCTGCTATATTTACAAAAATGCCCAAGGGCAAGTGATTTATGTAGGAAAAGCCAAAGATTTAAGAAAACGCGTGACAACTTACTTTACCAAAACCCATGATTTCAAAACCACGCGATTACTAAAAGAAATTACCGATTTAGAATATTTTGTTGTCACTAACGAAAAAGAAGCACTTTTGCTTGAAGATAATTTAATTAAAAAGTATCGTCCTAAATTTAATGTTTTATTAAATGATGACCGTGCTTACCCCTACATCATTGTTACTAATGAAAAAAACCCTGAATATAAATATGTTCGCCGTTATGACAAAAAAGCTTTAAAAAGCTACGGACCATTACCAATTGGGTCAGGGGCTCGCCAACTATTAATAACTTTACAAAGGGTTTTTCCTTTGCGCCGGTGTAAAGGAAATTTAGGCAAACCTTGTTTGTATTACCATCTTGGTCAATGCTCTGGAGCGTGCTTTAAAGAAGTACCTTGAAACTATTATGAAGAGAAGTTGAAACCGCTTTCACAGTTTTTTAAAGGAAATACCCGTGAAGTTCATGAACTTTTAACTAATAAAATGGAGCAAGCGGCAAATAATTTGCAATTTGAAGAAGCTCAACGAATGAAAGATTTGCTCCGTTCCTTGCAACTTGCTGAAAAGACGAACCATGTGGAACTCCATGATAAAGTTAACCGGGATATCCTGGCGTTTTCCCTAGCCTCAGATTTACTAGCAATCACCTTGCTCTTTTATCGTGGTGGTAAGTTATTAATGAAAGATGAATTTCTTATGGCCTATAATGAGCAAGAAATCGAAGATTTAGTCGGGAGTTACTTAGCTCAAATTTACAAACGAAATATGTTACCTGACCAATTAATTTTGCCAGAGGATTTAGCTTTTGAATTTCTTGATTCATCCTTCAAAAGAATTGCCACTGCGCCGATTACAAGGGTCGAACAGCGGCTATATCAACTTGCTCAAAGCAATGCCAACGAAAGCCTTCGCCAAGGCCTTTTAAATGCCCAAACCGTTCACCACCAAGAACAAAAAGTCCTTGAAGAATTGCAGACGATTGCCAACTTAAGTCGTTATCCTCACCATCTAGAAATGTACGATATTGCCAATTTTGGCAACAAAATAGTGGTGGGAAGCCAAGTAGTTTATAAAGAGGGAAAACCGGATCGGAATGCCTTCCGAAAGTATAATATTGACCTTGCCATACCTGATGATATTCATCGCTTAGAAAGTATGCTTTATCGCCGTTTCCAAAGCGCATTGGTTAAGCAAGGACCACTCCCAGATTTGGTTATTATTGATGGAGGCATGACTCATGTTCATTTTGCGCGCCGGCTTCTTGCCAGTCTCGATTTAGAAAAAGTGCCGGTAATTGGGTTAGTAAAAGACCAACATCATAATACTAACCAACTAATTACGACGAATGATACGGTCATTACTTTAGACCGCCATACCCCTCTTTATAATTTCTTAAGCGCTATCCAAATTCGTGTGGATGCCTTTGCAAAATTGGGCCTACACCAAAAACAAAAACAAAAATTTGCGACTAGTCCTCTCTTGAACATTAACGGTTTAGGTCCTAAAAAAGTCCAAGAACTTTATAAACGTTTTCCGACAATCTATGAGATGGCAAAAGCGACTCCAGAAGAACTTAATGGCATTGTTAAAAATCGCGCCACAACCGAGCATTTGCTGGCCTTTTTAGCAACTATTAATGTATAA
- a CDS encoding DNA translocase FtsK: MSKKSLFTTDTFEGNQIYAPHDFNEERTMVFTTLKKQHQKDSIGWLIAGLLLFFFTMLSAGRLTIVGQFFDDAIFNLIFGWFKFPVYLLLLGVDLAIYFGVRFKFKKRFLAMIACSSALLCWGISLILFTYIYDQGIMFHDTTIKGLWSKTFFPDSFKIYWFNWLDNSIFGAQYAETDKMDFLICARGYVTLYAGGGLLGTFIASSTAYLSIPGAFAVFAIVTFLLMVWVLTGDVFYLFKPKHKRRGKALRILSLKAKNNPNKLKKKVKTPKPNQISVESTAHHNQAVDQAIVDSDLTIKMPSYQFNTHDEIADLQKVAQEAQVFNSLTDDIATLDKSTPATDKSRSFPIFEPRRLRPEAQKTSPKTFPHFEKLTKEWQNQMQEPLEEKMLHESQELKKNEKPSKQNHQAAASPLIYQSRRALTSKENDFTKVSLSSEIPFSKMHAKQESTQPIKPIIDKEDLTNFDGLSSEEAILNPMPIHGQYGDLDPLKAREIFSEETKITPFGFGHGHGHQGVSSDQSEVERKEEPNIFFNQDDEVDFLKTLYATVNEETIDVSDLLKEAEHEINFKSNRYTLPSQDLLQEIGNQVANQQKNDLMARENATKIDQVFEQFGVKAKVVKWMIGPSVTKFEIQAGVGTKVSAFTALENDLKLALASTLIRLETPIPGKNLIGLEIPNQALTKVSLKEIITTIPPTKTHHKLLFVLGKKVSGDPLTANLESMPHLLIAGSTGSGKSMMINSLIISLLMRTAPDEVRFLMIDPKRVELAIYSQIPHILTPVINRPKEAAYALQELVEVMEERYDKFAKVGARNIESYNRKLKPDQKKLPFIVVIIDELADLMAGDERKVVEEAIMRLAQMARAAGIHLVLATQRPSVDVLTGTIKTNVPTRIAFSVSSSIDSRTIIDFSGAEKLIGRGDMLFVYPGSKEMIRAQGAYLTDNEIEDVVAAVCQQGEPQYDIRYIPGPETEWKNNS, translated from the coding sequence ATGTCCAAAAAATCTTTATTCACCACTGACACTTTTGAAGGAAACCAGATTTATGCTCCTCACGATTTTAATGAGGAAAGAACAATGGTTTTCACGACCTTAAAAAAACAACACCAAAAAGATAGTATTGGGTGACTCATTGCCGGTTTACTGCTGTTCTTCTTTACTATGCTTTCTGCTGGGCGATTAACAATTGTTGGCCAGTTTTTTGATGATGCGATTTTCAATTTAATTTTTGGTTGATTCAAGTTTCCTGTTTACCTCTTACTTTTAGGAGTTGATTTAGCAATTTATTTCGGAGTTCGTTTTAAATTCAAAAAGCGGTTTTTAGCGATGATTGCTTGTAGTTCGGCCCTACTTTGTTGAGGGATAAGTTTAATCCTGTTTACTTATATTTATGATCAAGGTATCATGTTTCACGACACGACAATCAAAGGCTTATGATCAAAAACATTCTTTCCTGATAGTTTTAAAATTTATTGATTTAATTGGTTAGATAATTCCATTTTCGGAGCTCAGTATGCCGAAACTGACAAAATGGATTTTTTAATTTGCGCTCGTGGTTATGTGACTTTATATGCTGGGGGTGGATTATTAGGTACTTTTATTGCAAGTAGTACTGCTTATTTGAGTATCCCTGGGGCTTTTGCTGTTTTTGCGATAGTTACTTTTCTTTTGATGGTGTGAGTGTTGACTGGAGATGTTTTTTACCTTTTTAAGCCCAAACATAAACGCCGCGGAAAAGCGTTACGAATCCTTTCTTTAAAAGCTAAAAATAATCCCAATAAATTAAAAAAGAAAGTCAAAACTCCAAAACCAAACCAAATCTCGGTCGAGAGCACTGCTCATCATAATCAAGCCGTTGATCAGGCAATCGTTGATTCTGATTTGACAATCAAAATGCCTTCTTATCAGTTTAATACTCATGATGAAATTGCCGATTTGCAAAAGGTAGCCCAAGAAGCCCAAGTTTTTAATAGTCTAACTGATGACATTGCGACTCTCGATAAGTCGACTCCTGCCACTGATAAAAGCCGCTCATTTCCTATCTTTGAGCCACGGCGTTTACGTCCTGAGGCACAAAAAACTAGTCCAAAAACGTTTCCTCATTTTGAAAAACTGACTAAGGAATGGCAAAACCAAATGCAGGAGCCTCTTGAAGAAAAGATGCTGCATGAGTCACAGGAATTGAAGAAGAATGAGAAACCTTCGAAGCAAAACCACCAAGCCGCCGCTAGTCCCTTAATTTACCAATCGCGTCGAGCTCTCACTAGTAAAGAAAATGATTTTACTAAGGTATCATTATCATCTGAAATTCCTTTCAGCAAGATGCATGCCAAACAAGAAAGCACTCAACCTATCAAACCAATTATCGATAAGGAAGATTTGACTAATTTTGACGGTTTGTCTAGCGAAGAGGCTATTCTGAATCCTATGCCAATTCATGGTCAATATGGTGACTTGGACCCTCTAAAAGCGCGAGAAATTTTTAGTGAAGAAACTAAAATAACCCCTTTTGGCTTTGGCCATGGTCATGGTCATCAAGGAGTTAGTTCAGACCAAAGCGAGGTTGAGCGTAAGGAAGAACCAAATATTTTCTTTAACCAAGACGATGAAGTTGATTTTTTAAAAACTTTATATGCCACTGTTAATGAAGAAACTATTGATGTGTCTGACCTTTTAAAAGAAGCAGAGCACGAAATAAACTTCAAAAGCAATCGTTATACCTTGCCCTCTCAAGATTTATTACAAGAGATTGGTAATCAAGTTGCTAACCAACAAAAAAATGATTTAATGGCTCGTGAAAATGCCACAAAAATTGACCAAGTTTTTGAACAATTTGGTGTAAAAGCCAAGGTGGTAAAATGGATGATTGGTCCTTCCGTGACAAAGTTTGAAATCCAAGCAGGCGTTGGAACTAAAGTGAGTGCTTTTACAGCCTTAGAAAATGACTTAAAACTAGCTTTAGCTTCCACGTTAATTCGTCTTGAAACACCAATTCCCGGAAAAAATTTGATTGGTTTAGAAATCCCTAACCAAGCTTTAACGAAAGTCAGTTTAAAAGAAATTATTACGACCATTCCGCCAACAAAAACCCACCATAAATTGCTTTTTGTCTTGGGTAAAAAGGTGTCGGGCGATCCGCTAACTGCGAACCTAGAAAGCATGCCTCACCTTTTAATTGCTGGCTCAACGGGGTCAGGGAAATCAATGATGATTAATTCCTTGATTATTTCCTTATTGATGCGAACTGCTCCCGATGAAGTGCGCTTTTTAATGATTGATCCAAAACGGGTTGAACTGGCGATTTATTCACAAATTCCTCATATCTTAACTCCAGTCATCAATAGACCAAAAGAAGCTGCTTATGCCTTACAAGAATTAGTGGAAGTTATGGAAGAGCGCTACGATAAATTCGCCAAGGTTGGAGCAAGAAATATTGAAAGTTATAACCGCAAATTAAAACCAGACCAAAAAAAATTACCATTTATTGTGGTGATTATTGATGAATTGGCTGATTTGATGGCTGGCGATGAGCGAAAGGTTGTTGAAGAGGCCATCATGCGCTTAGCCCAAATGGCACGTGCCGCTGGGATTCATTTAGTTCTCGCCACCCAAAGACCAAGTGTCGATGTTCTTACCGGAACAATCAAAACTAACGTGCCAACCCGAATTGCTTTTTCAGTGAGTTCTTCAATTGACTCACGCACAATAATCGATTTTTCTGGAGCCGAGAAACTAATTGGCCGTGGTGATATGTTATTTGTTTATCCTGGTTCGAAAGAAATGATTCGCGCCCAAGGAGCTTATTTAACTGATAATGAAATTGAAGATGTGGTAGCAGCCGTTTGCCAACAAGGTGAACCACAATATGATATTCGCTATATTCCTGGCCCTGAGACAGAATGAAAAAATAACTCATAA
- the oppA gene encoding oligopeptide ABC transporter substrate-binding protein OppA: MKKYLSGLLALALITTAASSVVSCGPITFTKLLARKVDPQVYRGAYKMPMTTWSSASTMQNTDSMILTNLQDSLLATDHYNNFEGALADAWEHKDNMTSWSFHIRQGKNAAYWTRLEGKNQIKEKAIKPSDFFNTFRFIFNPNNASQAGGVWQQIIYNGGQLVTFIENIRDKDNDLYDVRFTKRDTKENTVLTNNYIDRAILAFNLYPDDPKAARDLALNGLSTFDENGVDSLAKKSFNEGKIISGSDESSEGFNLHYHLLKPAPYFESMAAFLSFAPLPDVAINYGSTTKSGISYGLPIGKTMGYQNIWYSGAYVVNTYNPTQNIELVKSQNYYNKANVKIEKLKYSYVGNVSTSRQRFFFESGDLSEVAISSNDAYGWKKYVGDNYDKPRFSGLNKVSRPQANTYGLFFNYGATKSKFPDGQDELDRRNKALAQRSVRNLIRFSLNRSEVSSFYSRAMDGGSRTSHNLRNTWTSKNVATDKEGKDYARYLQDEFLQVDKDNKIVGNNQIGWLIDTLIQNDIPISDDQINQWSNSFGVQKDDSHPLDDGRDPYFNNDLLGLLSFIDGDRFTTKEGTVAPIKSPERVSKYVNLIGNYSESANNAKFKLLKEQARDDLKEVGVTGKVQLPWLINGANSTGINNYIKNAIHSFEDIGGNDLIQIVPRETTDASDFVQQQQSGEYSMVITGWVPDYSDPFGFLHTLFMDGDLNAQTGLKSKNFPSNTNQEPGDNQAIDNTSKAFDDLLNRVSLFMDESNKIDLHQAEQKPRYEGFAKVENYAIMESILMLPLQIEFLDDVAFLSYVNPFSRSTFSSGQALYRFIGVEMTSQLWDQTTFKAKRSEWENGKKAYKAMYPDANGEYKTVIDGDWQASK; the protein is encoded by the coding sequence ATGAAAAAGTATCTTAGTGGCTTATTAGCCTTAGCCTTAATTACCACTGCTGCTAGTAGTGTTGTTTCTTGTGGCCCAATTACCTTTACCAAACTTCTAGCTCGAAAAGTTGACCCTCAAGTTTATCGTGGTGCTTATAAGATGCCAATGACAACTTGGTCTTCAGCTTCTACTATGCAAAATACTGACTCCATGATTTTAACTAATCTTCAAGATTCATTATTAGCTACTGACCACTACAATAACTTTGAAGGGGCATTGGCTGATGCTTGAGAACATAAAGATAATATGACATCATGATCCTTCCATATTCGCCAAGGAAAAAATGCTGCTTATTGAACACGTTTAGAAGGTAAAAACCAAATTAAAGAAAAAGCGATTAAGCCTTCAGACTTTTTCAATACTTTCCGTTTTATTTTTAACCCAAATAATGCTTCCCAAGCTGGAGGGGTTTGGCAACAAATTATCTATAACGGTGGACAATTAGTAACATTCATAGAAAACATTCGTGATAAGGACAACGACCTTTATGATGTTCGTTTTACAAAGCGTGATACTAAAGAGAATACAGTTTTGACGAATAACTATATTGACCGCGCGATTTTAGCTTTTAATCTTTATCCTGATGACCCTAAAGCGGCACGTGATTTAGCCCTAAATGGTTTGTCAACTTTTGATGAAAATGGGGTTGATTCACTAGCTAAAAAATCCTTTAACGAAGGCAAAATTATTAGTGGAAGTGATGAGTCTAGTGAAGGCTTTAATTTACATTACCACCTTCTAAAACCAGCTCCTTATTTTGAATCAATGGCAGCCTTCCTTTCATTTGCCCCATTACCAGATGTGGCTATTAATTATGGAAGTACCACAAAATCAGGAATTAGTTATGGTTTACCAATAGGTAAAACAATGGGTTACCAAAATATTTGGTATTCTGGAGCTTATGTTGTTAACACTTATAACCCAACCCAAAATATCGAATTAGTGAAAAGTCAAAATTACTATAATAAAGCAAATGTTAAGATTGAGAAACTAAAGTATTCTTATGTAGGGAATGTATCTACTTCTCGTCAACGTTTCTTTTTTGAAAGTGGTGACTTAAGTGAAGTAGCAATTAGTTCCAATGATGCTTATGGTTGAAAAAAATATGTTGGTGACAATTATGATAAACCACGTTTTAGTGGACTAAATAAAGTTAGTCGTCCCCAAGCTAATACCTATGGTCTTTTCTTTAACTATGGAGCAACAAAAAGTAAATTTCCTGATGGACAAGATGAACTTGATAGACGAAATAAAGCTTTGGCACAACGTTCAGTGCGAAACCTAATTCGTTTTAGTTTAAATCGTTCGGAAGTTTCTTCTTTCTACTCTCGTGCGATGGATGGGGGCTCAAGAACTTCTCATAACTTACGAAATACTTGAACTTCAAAGAACGTAGCCACTGACAAAGAGGGTAAAGATTATGCTCGTTATCTGCAAGATGAATTTTTACAAGTAGATAAAGATAATAAAATAGTTGGCAACAACCAAATTGGTTGACTAATTGATACCTTAATACAAAATGATATTCCAATTAGTGATGACCAAATTAACCAATGATCGAATAGTTTTGGTGTCCAAAAAGATGATTCTCATCCTCTTGATGATGGGCGTGACCCTTACTTTAATAATGACTTGTTAGGTTTGCTATCTTTCATTGATGGAGATCGTTTTACTACTAAAGAAGGGACTGTGGCTCCTATTAAGTCACCGGAACGCGTAAGTAAATATGTCAATCTAATTGGAAACTATAGCGAGTCTGCAAATAATGCAAAATTCAAGTTATTGAAAGAGCAAGCTAGAGATGACTTAAAAGAAGTTGGTGTTACTGGTAAAGTCCAATTGCCATGATTAATCAATGGGGCCAACTCAACAGGAATCAATAACTATATTAAAAATGCTATTCATTCTTTCGAGGATATTGGTGGCAATGATTTAATTCAAATAGTACCCCGTGAAACTACTGATGCTTCTGATTTTGTCCAACAACAACAAAGTGGTGAGTATTCGATGGTAATTACCGGGTGAGTACCAGACTATAGTGATCCTTTTGGTTTTTTACATACATTATTTATGGATGGTGATTTAAATGCCCAAACTGGACTAAAATCTAAGAACTTCCCAAGTAATACCAATCAAGAACCTGGTGATAATCAGGCGATTGACAACACATCAAAAGCTTTTGATGATTTGCTAAACCGTGTCTCGCTTTTTATGGATGAATCTAATAAGATTGACCTACATCAAGCAGAACAAAAACCTCGTTACGAAGGCTTTGCTAAGGTTGAAAACTATGCAATCATGGAATCAATCTTGATGTTGCCTTTACAAATTGAATTTTTAGATGATGTAGCTTTCTTAAGTTATGTTAACCCATTTAGTCGTTCCACTTTCTCATCAGGTCAAGCCCTATATCGTTTTATCGGTGTTGAAATGACTAGTCAATTATGAGACCAAACTACTTTCAAAGCAAAACGTAGTGAGTGAGAGAATGGCAAAAAAGCCTATAAGGCTATGTATCCCGATGCTAATGGTGAGTATAAAACTGTTATCGATGGTGATTGACAAGCCTCAAAATAA